Proteins co-encoded in one Opitutus terrae PB90-1 genomic window:
- a CDS encoding carboxymuconolactone decarboxylase family protein, producing MEERLNYAEASPQGFKAILGLERHVRESNLEHRLLELVKTRASQLNGCAFCLDMHTKDARAAGETEQRLYALSAWRETPFFDERERAALAWTEAVTQLHPQHPIPDAVYAEVRPHFNDRDLVDLTLAIIAINGWNRLAIAFRKTPGSYQPPSTAPAAVTAKA from the coding sequence ATGGAAGAAAGACTGAACTACGCCGAGGCGTCGCCCCAAGGATTCAAGGCCATACTCGGACTCGAGCGGCATGTGCGGGAGTCGAACCTCGAACACCGGTTGTTGGAGCTCGTGAAAACGCGCGCGTCGCAACTGAATGGGTGCGCTTTCTGCCTCGATATGCACACGAAGGACGCCCGCGCCGCTGGCGAGACCGAGCAGCGGTTGTACGCGCTGTCCGCCTGGCGGGAGACGCCGTTTTTCGACGAGCGCGAACGCGCGGCACTCGCCTGGACCGAGGCGGTGACGCAACTCCACCCGCAGCATCCCATTCCCGACGCGGTTTACGCGGAGGTCAGACCTCACTTCAACGACCGGGATCTGGTCGACCTCACGCTGGCAATCATCGCGATCAACGGATGGAATCGGCTCGCCATCGCGTTTCGGAAAACGCCCGGTTCGTATCAGCCGCCCTCGACAGCACCCGCGGCCGTCACGGCGAAAGCCTGA